A window of the Radiobacillus deserti genome harbors these coding sequences:
- a CDS encoding iron-sulfur cluster biosynthesis family protein: MELVLKEKAKHALQDLDLASNEGIRLEARFVGSCSIYVDHYLWIDSKTEADDLYMVDSIPFLVSSESKQHLPEKLILNYNQSLGYKLSSPEETFTYNLSIKRRG; the protein is encoded by the coding sequence GTGGAATTAGTTCTAAAAGAAAAAGCTAAACATGCATTGCAAGATCTGGACTTAGCATCCAATGAAGGTATTCGTTTGGAAGCAAGATTTGTTGGGAGCTGTTCCATTTATGTAGACCATTATCTTTGGATAGATTCTAAAACAGAAGCGGATGATCTGTACATGGTTGATTCTATTCCTTTTTTAGTTTCTAGTGAGTCGAAACAACATTTACCAGAGAAGCTGATTTTGAATTATAATCAATCATTAGGGTATAAATTATCATCGCCTGAGGAAACGTTTACATATAATCTCAGCATTAAAAGAAGAGGCTAG
- a CDS encoding TetR/AcrR family transcriptional regulator translates to MSGSSKKEALLKVAERLFYEHGFRGVGLKQIIREANVATMTLYNHFPSKDNLVEEVLKKREERYWSYLDSSVELDSDSPFILAVEAHGRWLKEESYKGDMFLRAIEDYAGTNNEIEKIARGHKAKLLEYFQQLAQKKGKENELDIAIQMTLLLEGTTSMTPLIGAEKATEYSIAMAKTLVQQSL, encoded by the coding sequence ATGAGTGGGTCCTCTAAAAAAGAAGCATTACTTAAGGTAGCGGAACGATTATTTTATGAGCACGGATTTCGAGGAGTAGGTTTGAAGCAAATCATTCGTGAAGCAAATGTAGCAACGATGACACTTTATAATCATTTTCCTTCCAAAGATAATTTGGTTGAAGAAGTACTTAAGAAGCGCGAAGAGCGCTATTGGTCGTATTTGGATTCGTCTGTTGAGTTGGATTCAGACTCTCCCTTCATCCTGGCAGTGGAAGCACATGGCAGGTGGTTAAAAGAAGAGTCTTACAAAGGTGATATGTTTCTACGAGCGATTGAAGATTATGCAGGAACGAATAATGAAATTGAAAAGATCGCAAGAGGGCATAAAGCTAAATTACTTGAGTATTTTCAACAATTAGCCCAGAAGAAAGGGAAAGAAAACGAATTGGATATAGCAATTCAAATGACATTGTTATTGGAAGGTACCACTTCGATGACGCCGTTAATTGGCGCGGAAAAGGCAACGGAGTATTCCATTGCGATGGCGAAGACGCTTGTTCAACAATCCTTATAA
- a CDS encoding TetR/AcrR family transcriptional regulator: MTVDRRINKSKMALMDALILLMEQSPFEKITITEIVQHANLNRGTFYRHYQTKDELLEDLIDNVLNDFMRSYRSPYQNIDRLYVQELTASKIKIFEHVYAYSRFYSSIVSSNAIPGFQQKICDVLKQLAKEDLEMTLAKSDVEPDLLTSYYAYAIFGLIMEWIQAGFKYTPAYMAEQLIQILHIQPADPIVLKHHSEGNA; the protein is encoded by the coding sequence ATGACAGTTGATCGAAGAATTAACAAATCAAAAATGGCATTAATGGACGCATTAATACTTCTAATGGAACAGTCCCCTTTCGAGAAAATAACGATTACAGAAATCGTTCAACACGCCAATCTCAATCGCGGAACCTTCTATAGACACTATCAAACAAAAGATGAATTACTAGAAGATTTAATAGATAATGTCCTGAATGATTTCATGCGATCCTATCGTTCTCCTTATCAAAATATAGATAGGTTATATGTACAGGAGCTAACGGCATCCAAAATCAAAATCTTTGAACATGTGTATGCTTATTCTAGATTTTACAGTAGCATTGTATCTTCTAATGCTATCCCAGGCTTTCAACAAAAAATATGTGATGTGTTGAAACAGCTTGCGAAAGAGGATTTAGAAATGACACTTGCTAAAAGCGATGTAGAACCAGATTTATTGACGAGTTATTATGCGTATGCCATATTCGGCTTAATTATGGAGTGGATTCAAGCTGGGTTCAAATATACGCCTGCATATATGGCGGAGCAATTGATCCAAATTTTGCATATCCAGCCCGCTGACCCCATTGTTTTAAAACACCATAGTGAAGGAAATGCATAG
- a CDS encoding glycine betaine uptake BCCT transporter translates to MKKVTNVFWISLFISIIFVLWGAIAPKNLNYVSTSTQSFLTDKFGWLYIFSVTIFLVYCIYLIVSRYGKMKLGKPEDQPEYSRLSWLAMLFSAGMGIGIIFWGSAEPLVHFAAPPEAEPETIEAAKKALRYSAFHWGFHTWGIYTIIALSIAYFKFRREVPGVISATFQPLLGDKVNGVIGKIIDIIAVFATIFGVATSLGLGASQIGGGLAFISDIENTMTTKFIIILIVTVLFMISAWSGISRGIKYLSNINIILAIILLVLTIILGPTGYLFETFAKTTISYFKSIPADSFRFTSNDPQYKQWIKDWTVFYWAWFIAWSPFVGTFIARISKGRTIREFVTGVLVIPTVFCVLWFAVFGGSSLFQETEGINKGLTDLATEEAMFGMFSSLPFGTIVTVLALVLIGTFFVTSADSATFVLGMQSTNGNLNPPNAVKLTWGVIQAATASVLLASGGLGALQTASIVSAFPFIFILLIMIISLTKALREDYRK, encoded by the coding sequence GTGAAAAAAGTAACAAATGTTTTTTGGATATCTTTATTTATCTCTATTATTTTTGTTCTGTGGGGTGCAATCGCACCTAAAAACCTTAATTATGTGTCGACTTCTACCCAATCCTTTTTAACGGATAAATTTGGTTGGTTATATATCTTCTCTGTTACGATATTTCTTGTCTATTGCATTTATTTAATAGTTAGTCGATACGGAAAAATGAAGCTTGGGAAACCAGAGGATCAGCCTGAATACAGCCGTTTATCATGGTTAGCTATGTTATTTAGTGCTGGAATGGGAATCGGAATTATATTTTGGGGATCCGCAGAACCTCTCGTCCATTTTGCTGCTCCTCCTGAAGCAGAGCCTGAGACGATAGAGGCAGCTAAAAAAGCCTTAAGATATTCCGCATTCCATTGGGGTTTTCACACATGGGGCATCTATACCATCATCGCCCTTTCCATTGCTTATTTCAAATTCAGACGAGAAGTTCCTGGGGTTATTAGTGCAACTTTTCAACCTCTCTTAGGAGATAAAGTGAATGGAGTAATTGGAAAAATAATTGATATCATCGCAGTTTTTGCGACCATATTCGGTGTAGCAACTTCTCTTGGACTAGGAGCCTCTCAAATCGGCGGTGGACTTGCCTTTATTTCAGACATTGAAAATACGATGACAACTAAGTTCATCATTATTCTCATTGTGACAGTTCTTTTTATGATTTCCGCATGGTCCGGCATCAGCCGAGGAATTAAGTACTTGAGTAACATAAATATTATTTTAGCAATTATTTTGCTTGTTTTAACGATTATACTTGGGCCAACTGGGTATTTATTCGAAACCTTTGCCAAGACAACTATTTCATATTTTAAAAGTATTCCTGCAGATAGCTTTAGATTCACCTCTAATGATCCTCAGTATAAGCAGTGGATTAAGGACTGGACCGTTTTTTATTGGGCATGGTTTATCGCATGGTCCCCATTTGTCGGAACATTTATCGCGAGAATTTCTAAAGGTCGAACCATACGTGAATTTGTTACCGGAGTCCTTGTCATTCCTACTGTCTTCTGTGTATTATGGTTTGCTGTCTTCGGTGGTAGCAGTCTCTTTCAAGAAACGGAAGGTATAAATAAAGGGTTAACGGACTTAGCTACGGAGGAAGCAATGTTTGGGATGTTCTCTTCCCTTCCGTTTGGTACTATCGTGACGGTTCTAGCATTGGTGTTGATCGGAACCTTCTTTGTAACATCCGCTGATTCCGCCACCTTCGTGTTAGGTATGCAAAGCACAAATGGGAATCTCAACCCTCCGAATGCTGTAAAACTAACCTGGGGAGTCATTCAAGCAGCTACAGCATCTGTTCTTCTTGCGTCAGGAGGACTAGGCGCTTTACAGACTGCTTCCATTGTATCAGCGTTCCCTTTCATTTTTATACTATTGATTATGATTATTTCTTTAACAAAAGCTTTGAGAGAAGATTACCGAAAATAA